One segment of Rubripirellula amarantea DNA contains the following:
- a CDS encoding LamG domain-containing protein: MKFKRAALSAVTGFVFFLPNQHAVGEVPEATGGKSRPAINSNAVKSRFDFVEIFDSEFDEPNVLDPKQGLWRREDMGRSNNAGQHRHGEGRRHAAWYDGYQDKTAAISDGVLVQRGFVADSDIEGFESRDAGDQPRNFEYTDPDPRDAPKGAVNFADFELHTSWIDTFALKHSEGKQVAVERTDELLPKDKYWGQPGKTDTQSPNITFSPGTYFEIEVNFEGMEALSHRHSFWLMPAGEQQFAYDDNPANGLEIDIYEHEMVVEKDQAPTSGRNPNEILLMKCIGGRTKPQSTQNELRDDKNTAIHVPDINVGWHKVGLLWTKDTLIWFVDGEAVVRDRQLVPQVEMFIVLSREANTGANHSSAPHELNVDGERVPHDAGLFGRNVATPANRELIKQGRDEVKVRYVRAWRIDEVAKK, from the coding sequence ATGAAGTTCAAACGAGCAGCCCTCAGCGCCGTCACCGGTTTTGTTTTCTTTCTGCCAAACCAGCACGCCGTTGGCGAAGTTCCTGAGGCGACAGGCGGGAAATCACGCCCCGCCATCAACAGCAATGCGGTCAAAAGTCGATTTGATTTTGTTGAAATCTTCGACAGTGAATTCGATGAACCAAATGTGCTGGATCCCAAACAGGGGTTATGGCGACGAGAGGACATGGGCAGAAGCAACAACGCAGGCCAACACCGGCATGGCGAAGGACGGCGTCACGCGGCCTGGTACGACGGCTACCAAGACAAGACTGCCGCGATCTCGGACGGCGTTTTAGTGCAGCGAGGATTCGTCGCTGATAGTGATATCGAGGGCTTTGAAAGTCGGGACGCTGGTGATCAACCTCGCAACTTTGAATACACCGATCCCGATCCGCGCGATGCCCCGAAAGGTGCCGTCAACTTTGCTGATTTTGAATTACACACGTCGTGGATCGACACATTTGCTTTGAAGCATTCCGAGGGGAAACAGGTTGCGGTAGAGCGAACCGACGAGTTATTGCCCAAGGATAAGTATTGGGGACAGCCAGGTAAGACGGATACGCAATCACCCAACATCACATTTTCGCCGGGAACCTATTTTGAAATTGAGGTGAACTTCGAGGGCATGGAAGCGCTCTCGCATCGACATTCGTTCTGGTTGATGCCGGCCGGTGAGCAGCAGTTTGCCTACGATGACAACCCGGCTAACGGTTTGGAGATTGACATCTACGAACACGAAATGGTGGTCGAGAAAGATCAAGCACCCACTAGTGGACGTAACCCCAACGAGATCTTGTTGATGAAGTGCATCGGTGGGCGAACCAAGCCTCAAAGCACTCAAAACGAGCTGCGTGATGATAAGAATACCGCAATTCACGTACCCGACATTAACGTCGGATGGCACAAGGTTGGATTGCTTTGGACCAAGGACACGCTCATTTGGTTCGTCGATGGCGAAGCCGTGGTCCGTGACCGCCAGCTCGTGCCCCAGGTTGAGATGTTTATCGTTCTCAGTCGCGAGGCCAACACGGGAGCCAATCACAGCAGTGCACCCCACGAACTGAACGTCGATGGTGAACGCGTGCCCCACGATGCGGGCTTGTTTGGACGCAACGTCGCTACTCCGGCCAACCGTGAATTGATCAAGCAAGGACGTGACGAAGTGAAGGTGCGTTACGTTCGTGCTTGGCGGATTGACGAAGTTGCCAAGAAATAG
- the epmA gene encoding EF-P lysine aminoacylase EpmA: MTSKNTAENNNYPDMSHLRPRAELLRILRHFLDHRGFIEVQPPCLMSECIADPFIDPITIPANQIATASSRRVQQYYLQTSPELAMKRMLGRGSGSIYSLGPVFRGGEAGGQHNVEFTMLEWYEVGANLAGGVDTLRELAKEIFDAKECDVLNYREAFQLHLSLDPLDCPIEQLQSLVDRIDSSLVAKLGQDRDALLDVLLSERVQPHLGKQRPVVLKNYPLTQAALAKPSDDDPQCAARFELFCRGIEIANGYDELLDDSILLERCEKVNQQRIADGRSSLPLPKNLLQAMRDGLPPSAGVAMGVDRVMLVRSAIRDGVVPDISAVIPITIERA, encoded by the coding sequence ATGACTTCCAAAAACACAGCCGAAAACAACAACTACCCTGACATGTCGCATTTGCGACCGCGGGCCGAATTGCTGCGAATTTTGCGTCACTTCCTGGATCATCGCGGATTCATTGAAGTCCAACCCCCTTGTTTGATGAGCGAATGCATCGCAGATCCGTTCATCGACCCGATCACTATTCCCGCAAATCAGATCGCAACGGCATCGAGTCGTCGTGTTCAGCAGTACTATCTGCAAACGTCACCTGAACTAGCAATGAAACGGATGCTGGGGAGAGGGTCAGGTTCGATTTACTCGCTCGGTCCGGTGTTTCGTGGCGGAGAAGCCGGTGGCCAACACAACGTGGAATTCACCATGTTGGAATGGTACGAAGTGGGTGCAAATTTGGCCGGCGGCGTTGATACGCTCAGAGAACTTGCCAAGGAAATCTTTGACGCCAAAGAGTGCGACGTTCTGAACTATCGTGAAGCGTTTCAATTGCACTTGTCGCTCGACCCGCTCGATTGCCCCATCGAACAACTTCAATCGCTTGTCGACCGAATTGACAGCTCACTTGTGGCAAAACTTGGTCAAGACCGTGATGCACTGCTGGATGTGTTGCTTTCGGAAAGGGTCCAGCCTCACTTGGGCAAACAGCGTCCGGTGGTGTTAAAGAACTACCCACTTACCCAAGCGGCACTGGCAAAGCCATCCGATGACGACCCACAATGCGCCGCAAGGTTCGAACTGTTTTGCCGTGGCATTGAAATTGCCAATGGATATGACGAGTTGCTCGACGACAGCATACTCCTCGAGCGCTGCGAGAAAGTAAATCAGCAACGTATTGCGGACGGCCGTTCGTCCCTTCCGCTTCCTAAAAATCTTTTGCAAGCGATGCGCGACGGTCTCCCGCCATCGGCGGGAGTCGCGATGGGAGTCGACCGGGTGATGTTGGTGCGTTCAGCGATTCGTGATGGCGTGGTACCAGATATTTCAGCGGTGATTCCCATCACCATTGAACGTGCCTAG
- a CDS encoding MMPL family transporter, whose amino-acid sequence MPRPLSKRWASWVVRYSWWIIGAWIILAITLRVAAPRWEDVALDGDFDYLPVKMSSVAGGRLLDEAFPGERSRSQIVLVLSRDPGENEKLRKTDAIVGLDLLRRLYHKLGEVSWQRAIKLGYEGGPDDNTQPWSPWIKLTREAFDTAIESDDAFYERIANNVPETAPTLEEPRLAIAYWDRGKLIESLGGQDDLVERDFEAALILKSRIPKLALPIGERDLTSWQSLLDVLSWQDPVIGSRLKKSGARLAVMQLSSELAATGNIATVEAVDQMIKDVVRYSGDFTEPGLKLELTGSAAIGGETLIAARDAIRYTESITVAMILLILAFVYRAPLLIFVPMISIAIAVIVSTSLIALLTDWSARGVVPGLDLRVFTTSRIFIVVILFGAGTDFCLFLISRLREEVSNQQLKRDWSLACEDGLSGVMSALIGSAMTTVVGLGMLWIASFGKFHYTGPVIALCLLVGLCVCISLTPALLRVIGPASFWPSTIVLKSDTVTVSIGDTSGDAGSSSLWSMIALQITRRPFLGLFLGLGILAFPAVYGFRQESAVTYDLSSQLSHAAKSRSGLRSLSSHFAIGEINPVTLLLVHDHDVAREDFDKQIKRLTKQIYAQEGVLTVRNADDPLGDFSPDREMGLLSGDAWKRRALRNHRAAQRHFFSSIDKYENRLARIDIVMDGDPFSLETSRRVSNLGKFLSAQASDPNADFSKATVLLTGTTPSIIDLRTVTLKDNRRIKVAVVIAVFIVLLLVIRRWLLCTYLIVTVLISYYATLGLTVLFFRYAYGGDFVGLDWKLPLFLFVILVAIGQDYNVYLVTRIVEEERRLGWIAALRRAVSRTGGIITACGLVMAATFFSMTSSAWLPAVAHLFGFEASGGGIALRGIVELGFALGLGVLIDTFYVRTILVPSFVAAIGTFRHRQSKAARLSDESSGD is encoded by the coding sequence ATGCCGCGTCCGCTTTCGAAACGCTGGGCTTCGTGGGTAGTTCGCTACTCGTGGTGGATCATTGGCGCTTGGATCATCCTGGCGATCACGTTACGGGTGGCTGCTCCGCGATGGGAAGATGTCGCATTAGACGGTGATTTCGATTATTTGCCGGTCAAGATGAGCAGCGTTGCGGGCGGCCGATTGCTCGATGAAGCGTTTCCGGGTGAACGCAGTCGCAGCCAGATCGTATTGGTGCTCTCTCGCGATCCCGGTGAAAACGAGAAGCTTCGCAAGACTGATGCGATCGTCGGGTTGGATCTACTGCGACGTCTGTATCATAAATTGGGCGAAGTAAGTTGGCAGCGCGCTATCAAGCTGGGGTACGAAGGTGGCCCGGATGACAATACGCAACCCTGGTCTCCATGGATCAAGCTAACTCGCGAGGCATTCGACACCGCGATCGAATCCGATGACGCGTTTTATGAACGGATTGCTAATAACGTTCCTGAAACGGCACCCACGCTTGAAGAACCTCGACTAGCGATTGCTTATTGGGATCGAGGCAAGCTCATTGAATCGCTTGGCGGCCAGGACGATTTGGTAGAGCGAGACTTTGAAGCGGCGTTGATTTTGAAGTCCAGGATTCCGAAATTAGCTTTGCCCATCGGCGAACGAGATTTGACATCGTGGCAGTCATTGCTGGACGTCCTATCGTGGCAAGATCCCGTGATTGGATCACGACTCAAAAAGAGCGGTGCAAGGCTGGCCGTCATGCAGTTGTCATCCGAGCTTGCAGCGACCGGCAACATCGCAACGGTCGAAGCGGTTGACCAAATGATCAAGGATGTCGTCCGTTACAGCGGTGACTTTACCGAACCAGGCTTGAAATTGGAGCTAACCGGATCAGCAGCGATTGGTGGCGAGACGTTGATCGCTGCTCGCGACGCGATTCGTTACACCGAATCGATCACGGTGGCCATGATCTTGCTAATTTTGGCCTTCGTTTATCGGGCACCGCTATTGATCTTTGTGCCGATGATCTCAATTGCGATCGCGGTGATAGTATCGACGTCTCTAATCGCACTGTTGACGGACTGGTCAGCCCGGGGAGTCGTTCCTGGCTTAGATTTGCGCGTGTTCACGACCAGTCGAATCTTTATCGTCGTGATTCTTTTCGGCGCCGGAACCGACTTCTGTTTGTTTTTGATTTCCCGGCTGCGTGAAGAGGTATCGAACCAGCAGCTAAAACGAGATTGGTCGCTGGCTTGTGAAGATGGGCTCTCGGGTGTGATGAGTGCCTTGATCGGCAGTGCGATGACAACCGTTGTCGGATTAGGAATGTTGTGGATCGCCAGCTTCGGTAAGTTTCATTACACCGGTCCGGTAATCGCGTTGTGTTTGTTGGTCGGTCTTTGCGTTTGCATTAGTCTGACACCGGCCCTTTTGCGGGTGATTGGTCCCGCTTCGTTTTGGCCGTCCACGATTGTTTTGAAGTCAGATACCGTGACGGTTTCTATCGGCGATACAAGCGGTGACGCGGGTTCCAGTAGCTTGTGGAGTATGATCGCGCTGCAGATCACTCGGCGTCCATTCCTAGGATTGTTTTTAGGCCTTGGAATCCTTGCATTCCCAGCAGTTTACGGTTTCCGCCAGGAATCCGCCGTAACTTATGACCTGAGCAGCCAGTTAAGTCACGCAGCCAAGAGTCGATCGGGTTTGCGATCCCTGTCCAGCCATTTTGCAATTGGCGAGATCAATCCGGTGACATTGTTGCTGGTGCACGACCATGACGTGGCTCGTGAGGACTTTGATAAGCAAATCAAACGATTGACCAAACAAATCTACGCACAGGAAGGCGTGCTAACGGTTCGCAATGCGGACGATCCATTGGGTGATTTTTCGCCCGATCGCGAGATGGGTTTGCTAAGCGGGGATGCGTGGAAGCGGCGAGCGCTACGCAATCACCGGGCCGCACAGCGTCACTTCTTTTCCTCGATCGACAAGTACGAGAATCGACTCGCTCGAATCGATATTGTGATGGACGGCGATCCATTCTCCCTTGAAACATCTCGACGCGTGAGCAACCTAGGGAAGTTCTTGTCGGCTCAGGCGAGTGACCCGAACGCCGATTTTTCAAAAGCAACTGTGCTGTTGACCGGGACGACTCCCTCGATCATCGACTTGCGCACCGTAACGCTCAAGGACAACCGTCGGATCAAAGTCGCGGTGGTGATCGCAGTATTCATCGTGTTGCTGTTGGTGATTCGGCGCTGGTTGCTTTGCACCTATCTCATCGTGACTGTGCTGATTAGTTACTACGCCACGCTGGGTTTGACCGTGCTATTCTTTCGTTACGCATACGGAGGTGACTTCGTTGGTCTTGACTGGAAGTTGCCGTTGTTCCTGTTCGTCATCTTGGTGGCGATTGGTCAGGACTACAACGTTTACCTTGTCACCCGGATTGTTGAAGAAGAACGGCGGTTGGGCTGGATCGCCGCGTTGCGCCGTGCCGTTTCAAGAACGGGAGGAATCATCACCGCTTGCGGTTTGGTAATGGCAGCGACTTTCTTCAGCATGACCTCATCGGCGTGGCTGCCGGCGGTCGCACATCTGTTCGGCTTTGAGGCGTCGGGAGGCGGAATCGCTTTGCGAGGCATCGTCGAACTTGGTTTTGCCTTAGGGCTGGGCGTGCTGATCGATACGTTCTACGTCCGAACGATTCTAGTGCCAAGCTTTGTTGCAGCAATTGGGACGTTCCGCCATCGTCAATCCAAAGCAGCGAGATTGTCCGATGAATCAAGTGGTGACTAG
- a CDS encoding secretin N-terminal domain-containing protein encodes MFDRGAKLFFSRISLLCLLFSLVSVFGSAQEIKVIGPDGKPIVVQATPGRPMPGPPGQPGKPGEPSTGESADKDKDSKKDGANENDSPEPKVIRRDSTLDEKADPDEFKAKVGTDGKIAFEFRNQPWVDLVQWLAEISELPLDWLELPGDRVNLRSPGRYTVEETRDLFNRYLLARGYTLLEIDGGLTVAKTATINPAIVPRVAPDDLGKLPSHSFVRTSLDVGWLSAEKLSAELGPMISSNGKLTALTTTNRIEAMDAAVNLRQIANLLAQERDATSQEALAPEFVLRHLPAEDAKRMLEQFLGVEKKEAAPMTPQQMRQMQQMQQQNGGAPPAEKKTDEVSIVANTRQNSILIRAPADRVAIAREFLKRIDVPGSGMANLMDVTARVQVFRLASLDPEKLIEIVSEMNVLEPSTRIRTDKDNNAIIVSGSIADRYIINSMIERLDGSGRSFEVLPLRRLDAVEVAESISFLMGQKEEEEKSSGRRSYYMSYYNQSEEESKEQDEFRVAANTRLKQILLWANDQEMDQVRSLLIKLGELPPPGGSGQTIRVLDASATPETLEYLQRLRRQWNRLSPNPLELPDEDEFTEPNERVESEEVDDEGTDGVEDAGELLDEDDDAKPVGEANEGNVAGKTQDRNLTFTQFANGPNDNAGEDIQSMSDFERKFGKQKDSKPKSESPRSPEPIRIELDPQGNLILSSSDTAALDQLENLMLQVKPPKRPYVVFHIEHASATWMKINLEDYFKDLEEEEDSNADSFFRWYWGGDDEKDESPKGLGKGVKLRFVDDLDTNTLVVNGANSEQLQTIKELIELWDVPEPVNKRKTRFTKLVEIKYGKAEKIAETVKEAYRDLLSSNDKTFVGGGGAGGGRPGGKGNDVAKSRGGSGTGLEDSQSGSEGGGADFSFKGKLSLGIDSVGNTLLVSAEGEPLLDLVANMIGQLDDASRPQGDVKIVKLSGDINSDSLENALKALKGGSSAGGSASGGSNNGSDDGRNRRGRGND; translated from the coding sequence TTGTTTGATCGCGGTGCCAAGTTGTTTTTCTCTCGCATCTCATTGCTTTGCCTTTTGTTCTCACTCGTGAGCGTGTTCGGTAGCGCTCAAGAGATCAAGGTGATTGGACCTGATGGAAAACCAATCGTCGTGCAGGCCACACCGGGTCGGCCAATGCCTGGTCCACCGGGGCAACCCGGTAAGCCCGGCGAACCAAGTACGGGTGAGTCGGCAGACAAAGACAAGGATTCTAAGAAAGACGGTGCCAACGAGAACGATTCGCCTGAGCCCAAAGTGATTCGCCGCGACAGCACGCTTGACGAGAAGGCGGATCCAGATGAGTTCAAAGCAAAGGTTGGCACCGATGGAAAGATTGCGTTTGAGTTTCGCAATCAACCTTGGGTCGATCTGGTGCAGTGGCTCGCAGAAATTTCTGAACTGCCTCTCGATTGGCTTGAGCTTCCCGGTGATCGCGTGAACCTAAGGTCTCCCGGCCGCTACACCGTCGAAGAAACTCGCGATCTTTTTAATCGTTACCTGCTCGCTCGGGGCTATACGCTGCTGGAGATCGATGGTGGCTTAACGGTGGCGAAGACTGCAACGATCAACCCCGCGATCGTACCACGAGTTGCACCGGACGACCTAGGGAAACTACCGTCGCATAGTTTTGTCCGGACCTCATTAGATGTGGGATGGCTGTCCGCTGAAAAACTGTCTGCCGAACTAGGGCCGATGATCAGCAGCAACGGAAAATTGACGGCGCTGACGACTACCAACCGGATCGAAGCGATGGATGCGGCTGTCAATTTGCGGCAGATTGCGAACCTGTTGGCACAAGAGCGGGATGCAACCTCGCAAGAAGCCTTGGCTCCCGAGTTTGTACTTCGTCACTTGCCTGCTGAAGATGCCAAGAGAATGCTGGAACAGTTTCTTGGTGTGGAGAAGAAAGAGGCTGCTCCGATGACGCCGCAGCAGATGCGACAGATGCAGCAAATGCAACAGCAGAATGGTGGCGCGCCGCCCGCGGAAAAGAAAACCGACGAGGTGTCAATCGTTGCCAATACGCGACAGAACTCAATCTTGATTCGTGCTCCTGCCGATCGCGTGGCGATCGCGCGTGAATTCCTAAAACGTATCGACGTGCCGGGCAGCGGAATGGCAAACTTGATGGACGTTACGGCGCGAGTTCAGGTGTTCCGACTGGCGTCGCTCGATCCTGAAAAGCTGATCGAAATTGTTTCGGAGATGAACGTCCTTGAACCCAGCACCAGAATTCGAACCGACAAAGACAACAACGCCATTATCGTTTCAGGTTCAATCGCTGATCGATACATCATCAATTCGATGATTGAAAGGCTTGATGGAAGTGGTCGCAGTTTTGAAGTGCTGCCGCTACGCCGACTCGATGCGGTCGAAGTCGCTGAATCGATTTCCTTCTTAATGGGACAGAAAGAGGAAGAAGAAAAATCAAGCGGACGCCGGTCGTACTACATGAGCTACTACAACCAAAGCGAAGAAGAAAGTAAGGAACAAGATGAGTTTCGCGTGGCAGCGAACACTCGCTTAAAGCAAATTCTGCTTTGGGCCAACGACCAAGAGATGGACCAAGTGCGGTCGTTGCTCATCAAACTCGGCGAACTTCCGCCGCCCGGTGGTAGCGGGCAAACTATCCGCGTACTCGATGCGTCGGCGACACCTGAAACGCTGGAGTACCTCCAACGCCTGCGTCGACAGTGGAATCGACTCTCGCCGAATCCGTTGGAACTCCCGGATGAAGACGAGTTTACCGAACCGAATGAACGCGTTGAGAGCGAGGAAGTGGATGACGAGGGAACCGATGGCGTTGAGGATGCGGGAGAGCTATTGGACGAAGATGATGATGCGAAACCGGTTGGCGAAGCGAATGAAGGGAACGTGGCGGGCAAGACGCAGGATCGCAATCTTACGTTTACGCAGTTTGCAAATGGTCCCAATGACAATGCTGGTGAAGACATCCAAAGCATGAGCGACTTCGAACGCAAATTCGGCAAGCAAAAGGATTCCAAGCCGAAGTCCGAGTCACCACGGTCGCCAGAACCCATTCGGATCGAACTCGATCCGCAGGGTAACTTGATCCTAAGCAGTTCCGATACCGCGGCGCTCGACCAACTTGAAAACTTGATGCTCCAGGTCAAACCACCCAAACGCCCCTACGTCGTCTTCCATATCGAACACGCGTCGGCAACCTGGATGAAAATCAATCTTGAAGATTACTTCAAAGACCTCGAGGAAGAAGAAGACTCCAACGCGGACTCATTCTTCCGTTGGTATTGGGGAGGCGACGACGAAAAAGACGAAAGCCCCAAAGGTTTAGGCAAAGGAGTGAAGCTGCGTTTCGTGGATGATCTGGATACCAATACTTTGGTGGTCAACGGAGCCAATAGCGAGCAGTTGCAAACGATCAAAGAACTGATTGAGTTGTGGGATGTTCCCGAGCCGGTAAACAAACGCAAGACTCGTTTTACTAAGTTGGTTGAGATCAAATACGGCAAAGCCGAGAAGATCGCCGAAACGGTCAAGGAAGCCTATCGAGATTTGCTTTCGAGTAATGATAAGACGTTTGTTGGCGGTGGCGGCGCCGGTGGTGGCCGTCCCGGTGGGAAGGGGAACGATGTAGCAAAGAGTCGTGGTGGAAGCGGCACTGGGCTTGAGGATTCGCAAAGCGGCAGTGAAGGCGGTGGAGCTGACTTTTCGTTCAAGGGTAAGCTTTCACTGGGCATCGATTCGGTCGGTAACACTCTTTTGGTAAGTGCTGAAGGGGAACCGTTGCTGGATCTCGTGGCGAACATGATCGGTCAATTGGACGATGCTTCACGTCCTCAAGGCGACGTGAAGATCGTAAAACTTTCAGGAGACATCAACAGCGACTCGCTAGAGAACGCTTTGAAAGCTCTGAAAGGCGGTTCGAGCGCGGGTGGCAGTGCCAGCGGTGGATCTAACAACGGCAGCGACGATGGTCGCAACCGTCGCGGTAGAGGGAACGATTGA
- a CDS encoding cytochrome c family protein, whose product MHYSRSMISRICVLVLFLACPASAVLAVSPSASTAPMSKIAEPVDPHLVLGNEACVKCHAPEIQVWKQTPHARTFDELHRRPEAKQIAAKLGLSSIKHEGRCVACHYTQQADPVGNPHVIAGVSCESCHGAAKSWVDLHHDYGGEGITRLAETPAHRQERIAKSVAAGMRNPANVYAVAQSCLRCHTTADEELVNVGGHSAGSLDFEFVSWSQGTIRHNFIQSDGNVNQPSSPERLRVMFVAGMIAELEASYRATAVATQKATYGVTSARRADRSVKRLQSVAAKVDSPILDQIVKIADAATLKLNNEAELVAVADQVAVLGYRFAEITDGRSLSVLDGFIPKTSK is encoded by the coding sequence ATGCACTACTCACGTTCCATGATCAGCCGCATTTGCGTTCTCGTTTTGTTCCTAGCCTGCCCTGCATCGGCAGTGTTGGCTGTATCACCATCGGCATCAACGGCGCCCATGTCCAAGATTGCGGAACCGGTTGATCCGCACCTAGTGCTTGGCAACGAAGCATGTGTGAAGTGTCACGCTCCCGAGATTCAAGTTTGGAAACAAACACCACACGCTCGGACCTTCGACGAATTGCATCGTCGTCCTGAAGCCAAGCAGATTGCCGCCAAGTTGGGGCTAAGCTCGATCAAGCATGAAGGTCGTTGCGTAGCGTGCCACTACACTCAGCAAGCCGATCCGGTCGGTAACCCTCACGTGATTGCTGGTGTGTCATGCGAGTCATGTCACGGAGCCGCGAAGTCGTGGGTCGACTTGCACCATGACTACGGTGGCGAAGGAATCACGCGATTGGCGGAAACACCCGCTCATCGTCAAGAACGAATTGCCAAGAGTGTAGCCGCAGGCATGCGAAATCCTGCGAACGTGTATGCCGTCGCACAAAGCTGCTTGCGTTGTCACACCACGGCCGATGAAGAACTTGTCAATGTTGGCGGACACTCAGCCGGCAGTTTGGATTTTGAATTTGTTTCGTGGAGCCAGGGCACCATTCGTCACAACTTCATCCAAAGCGATGGCAACGTGAATCAGCCAAGTTCGCCAGAACGACTCCGTGTGATGTTTGTTGCTGGAATGATCGCTGAATTGGAAGCCAGTTATCGGGCAACCGCAGTCGCGACCCAAAAAGCTACCTACGGTGTGACATCCGCTCGTCGGGCCGATCGCAGCGTGAAGCGTTTGCAGAGCGTGGCTGCCAAAGTCGATTCGCCAATCCTTGATCAGATCGTGAAAATCGCTGACGCGGCCACTTTAAAGTTGAACAATGAAGCGGAACTGGTCGCTGTCGCTGACCAAGTAGCCGTGTTGGGTTATCGCTTTGCTGAAATCACCGACGGACGTTCACTGTCGGTCCTGGATGGATTCATCCCAAAAACCAGTAAATAG
- a CDS encoding ThiF family adenylyltransferase, translated as MPDSSPNRYARQIRFSPIGESGQKKLAESSVAVVGCGALGTVAAEILARAGVGHLRLIDRDVVEWTNLQRQSLFVEHDANVGNAKADAAAQQLGRINSTIDVRPIVSDVHAANIRTHLAGVDLVIDATDNFHVRFLINDWSLDCQIPWVHGGCVGASGQVRLFDGSGSPCFRCLVPMPPPPEAIQTCDTSGVVGSATHLIASLQATEAIKWLSGNRDSIRTNVISIDLWNNRIREIEIAPSLSKVCRACGQGKREFLDGTLGSMDGGATVLCGRNAVQLDATSDTPPSLSKTADRWREFASVQVTPFFIRVDLRDQHDVSAAGKVLTLFRDGRIVVDGTEDPSIARMLRDRFVGG; from the coding sequence ATGCCTGATTCTTCACCGAACCGCTATGCGCGTCAGATCCGATTTTCACCCATCGGTGAATCTGGTCAAAAAAAACTTGCTGAATCTTCCGTTGCCGTGGTCGGTTGTGGAGCCTTGGGGACCGTTGCCGCCGAGATTTTGGCACGCGCCGGAGTGGGCCATTTGCGGCTAATTGATCGGGACGTGGTGGAGTGGACAAATTTGCAACGGCAATCGTTGTTCGTCGAGCACGACGCGAATGTTGGAAATGCAAAAGCTGATGCCGCAGCCCAACAACTCGGGCGGATCAATAGCACGATTGACGTAAGGCCGATCGTGTCGGATGTTCACGCCGCGAATATTCGCACGCACCTTGCAGGCGTTGATTTGGTGATTGATGCGACGGATAACTTTCACGTTCGGTTCCTGATCAATGACTGGTCTCTTGATTGTCAAATCCCGTGGGTCCATGGTGGCTGCGTCGGTGCGAGCGGCCAAGTCCGCCTGTTTGATGGCTCTGGTTCACCGTGTTTTCGTTGCCTTGTTCCGATGCCTCCGCCACCTGAGGCGATTCAAACTTGTGACACCTCAGGCGTCGTCGGCTCCGCGACCCATTTGATCGCAAGTTTGCAAGCGACTGAAGCTATCAAGTGGCTCAGTGGCAACCGAGACAGTATTCGCACCAACGTCATTTCCATTGACCTTTGGAACAATCGCATTCGAGAAATTGAAATCGCTCCGTCGCTATCGAAGGTTTGTCGCGCTTGCGGCCAGGGCAAACGAGAGTTTCTTGACGGGACGCTTGGTTCGATGGATGGCGGTGCAACCGTACTATGCGGACGCAACGCCGTGCAGCTTGATGCCACTTCTGATACACCCCCCTCTCTCTCTAAAACAGCGGATCGTTGGCGAGAATTTGCATCGGTCCAGGTAACTCCCTTCTTTATCCGAGTAGACTTACGGGACCAGCATGATGTTTCAGCCGCAGGCAAGGTGCTAACGCTCTTTCGAGACGGCCGTATCGTTGTTGATGGAACGGAAGATCCCTCGATTGCCAGAATGCTTCGGGATCGTTTCGTAGGCGGCTGA
- a CDS encoding hemerythrin domain-containing protein, whose amino-acid sequence MSVAEDKKAIASRSLSVNAAFMKDIKDDNRELKLLMDRISPMVSHPETASNHWMELIGLLGELRDQLAFHFSLEEAYGYFDEAIETEPQLSVQAEVLRSEHTVLFETCRAIAEASSEVSSDQKEKITKLLNRFADFRNKFETHEEAELDLILNALDDDLGVGD is encoded by the coding sequence ATGTCCGTTGCTGAAGATAAAAAAGCTATCGCGTCACGAAGCCTGTCCGTCAACGCGGCGTTCATGAAGGACATCAAGGATGATAACCGCGAGCTGAAATTATTGATGGACCGAATCTCTCCTATGGTTTCGCACCCCGAGACCGCGTCGAACCACTGGATGGAGCTGATAGGCTTACTCGGCGAACTGCGAGACCAACTCGCGTTTCATTTTTCGTTAGAAGAAGCTTACGGCTACTTCGACGAAGCCATCGAGACAGAACCGCAACTTAGCGTGCAAGCGGAAGTGCTTCGAAGTGAGCACACCGTTCTCTTTGAAACCTGCCGCGCCATCGCCGAAGCATCGTCGGAAGTTTCGTCCGACCAAAAAGAAAAAATTACGAAGCTGCTCAACCGATTCGCTGACTTTCGAAACAAGTTCGAAACTCACGAGGAAGCCGAGCTAGACCTTATCCTGAATGCTCTTGATGACGACTTGGGCGTCGGTGACTAG